The genomic window GCTGGACAGGTACCGGGCCATCACGCAGCCGATAGCGTACGCGCAGAAGCGGACCGTGTCGCGGGTCATGTGGACGGTGGCGCTGGTGTGGATCGCCAGCGCGGTGATCAGCTCGCCGCCGCTGATCGGCTGGAATGACTGGCCGGACGTGTTCGACGAGAGCACGCCGTGCACGCTCACCACGCACCCCGGTTACGTGGTGTACTCGTCCATGGGATCGTTTTACATACCGCTGGTGGTGATGAGCATCACGTACTTGAGAATATACGTGGCCACCAGGCGGCGGCTGAGGCGCCGGGCCAAACAGGTGGCCGTGTCCCAGGACAGTCGGCCGCAGCGGTGCGCGGAGGCGGCCGCGGCGCTGCCGGCGACGGCCGGTTCTTCGTGCAAGATGAGAGATGCGGACGCGGACGGCGGCGGTCACATCAACGTCAAGATGACCGCGGACGCGGCCACCGCCGACTCGGCCAGCAGCAGCGACGAGGTGGACGCGGCCACCAACGGTACGGGCGGCAGCGAAAAGCGGCGGACGGGCCGGACCGCGTCGGTGACCGTCCGGACGGAGCCGTCGGTGGGCAAGCACGTCAATCAGCTGTTGGAGCACAAACAGCGCATATCGCTGTCCAAGGAACGCAAAGCGGCCAAGACGTTGGGCGTCATCATGGGCGTGTTCGTCGTCAGCTGGCTGCCGTTCTTCGTCATCTATCTGTTCTTCCCGTTCTGCAAATCTTGCTGTCCGCCGTCCAAGGTGCTCGTCAACGTGGTCACGTGGCTCGGTTACCTGAACTCCACCGTCAACCCGATCATCTACACCCGGTGCAACATGGACTTCCGGCGATCGTTTAAGAAGATCTTGCACATGGACGGCCAACACCATCACCAGCACTTGCAACAACAACACAATCACCGCTGAACCGTTGATGTACCTACCGCAACGGTGAACGGCGGTGACGCTGCACGGCGTATCGTCTCGATCTTCCAACTGTATTCCCGTTTTTGTCCTCTTCCATCGTCGCCTCCGCCGGTTTTTTGATGACGATACACATAGTCGTTTGACAAAAGCATCaggaaatataatgtttttcatttcGATGCGGAAGTTCTACACCAGACGCGGTTTGATCGATTCGTTTCTTTAgaatcgaatattattattatatcatacacgACACGAGTCAACgtgcaaaatatatattttatgtgtgcgAGTGTGTGTAAgggtgtacatataataataggtatttcgTTGCTGTGGTGTTTTGTaatcgatttttataaattgttttgattcGTGAAATGGCGATACATCGTCAAACTAGGTATACGAAGTATTCAATAACCAGATTGTTTTTGAAGTGAAACATCCAGTTACTTTTTGtatgatttaagtattttttacttttaagatTCCATTttacaaagtataaatataggcCATAGTTATACCTTTCgctcaaaaattgttttctcatTTCGTCCGCGTTCCCACAATCTAGCACTTCAAGAATTGCGTAATTGCTTATgacaatttttacattacatttttaagttacgAAATATTTAACGACGTTCAAACCTGTAATGAGTGTCGTCAAAAAATGTGAAGGtctcataaaatacaaattttatatatttttttttgtttttgtaaaaatatttaatattgaatattatatgtttatattttaatgatcgtGATTAATTCAtcagataaatattaactctGCTGAAACTATAAATcgggatttatattttttgtatgaataatgtttttttttttaccaaacacatattaatatattggttCTAGAAAATGAACTTTGGCCagttccataaaatataacattccaTAAacgttgtaattaataatgtataatttacattggatatgtttagtttttgaaaaagtacTTAAGTGTTTccaaaaatatcgattttaatTACGCGGACGATAGAggaaacataaaatgtatcatatcTGGGCGAACAGCGTATCGTCCCAAACattaaataccataaatataatattatgataagtgcgtataaatttataataatattatactattcacTAGCACCGAACAAAATTGATGACCGAAAATACACGCTGATTATGATTTATGCAGAGGTTTTTCGTGtcatatataatagaaataatatacattatgaatattttcatttagatTAAGCGAAATTTCAAACCAATATTTGCATAAATTCTCAACCTGCTAAAGAGCACTATACCTAATTCATGTTTATTGACATTTGATTTGCCATATTTACAAAACGAtactcataataaaaaaatgtttatatcagAACactgtgaaattatttttgaaaacttataaCATGCAATGTGTGGTAATCGACTAgagaaattttgaaaaagctACGTCATTACAAATTCATTGTTTGAataggtttttaataaaatacccaAACCCAACTgaacctaaaatatattatattttaaattattgattgagTTGAGTTTTGgggaaattaaatttgttgtgttattatttcctCTGAGgtacagaaatattaatataataatatattcaatctgttcgtgataaaaaataataaggtcgtctgtacaaaaacaaatttatatttctcttCATACTAGTATACTACAGTACAATacacaattgttttattaatttatttataattgttcaaCAATGAATACGAACCGATATATGtctacagtattattatattttgttttgttaaaataatgtttgttaattgtttacgttattatacctatacaagaTAAGAATAAAACCAtgtgcttaaaaaaatatttattcaataaaatatattctattcaagttatgatttatgttacaatgtaatttttattatattatatattataaaagataatggatataatatttaaagaaaaaaatgttgtctttttgttttataaaaataaggctaaatttgtataactttatttacaataatatgtataatgttatagtgatttatgtagaataattttattaaaaatttatgtttctagctcaatttaaaaaaaaaaataacaaaaaaaaactacgcaaaatttagtcatattttatgttgtacatACAATCaatgacatttttgttttttaataaagtaatttgaaattgaaaattcatacagtttttttatcattattaaccCTTCTTTACTATCATAGTATCGTGTCTAATTTATAATCTGTTGttaaatacattacattatgtttttaaattgttcaactCTAATATGCCTTAGTTGGGTTTCTAATCAACCTGGCTCACGTACAgataaatacaatgaaaataatataatatgaccgcTGTGTACATTCATTTCATCATTTCTCTTATGGCGAATAAATGTTAACAAGTTACAATACGATAAGAAATGGGTTTTTTTGCCCTACGTTaatgtgtacaatgtacaaacctattataattatactataaaatattaatttattcacattTAACACACTTAACTGAATTGTTATTTCGAATATTAATTGCATagtgatataaattaatactatgcCCATAGaatatattccatattattttgCTTAGGAAATAGTTATGTAATCAGGGAACTgatattacacaatttttttttataatgacgaCTTTGTCCAAAAGAATTGatactattaagtataactacatgtttttgataagtaactgtattataatttagcatTGGATATAAATgggaatacaataatacatccTTATTGCGTGTTTGATTAGTTAGGCTCTCGCGGAACACAACAAACTCAAGTCTAAAGTTAAAACGTGCGATATCTGGTTTGAGTTGGGACAGTCTAATAATCgattttatacacacaaaacCTTGTGAAAGTTAGAAGGGACGTAGAGCATACCATTATTAAGTAGTTTGTGAACAAACACAGACTGACCGATCACAAATCTTGACCTAAATCACACTAActcatttatgatttatacgtGTAacgttcttatattttaacttataaaatattagcatCACAAAATAGATAAATCGTTTAAAACTTGTCATTTGAGatacctttaaatttaatatactccaTAGTTTCTAATTATTTCTGTGTGAtatgttaagaaaaaataatttatttcacgaaaaaaaaaacaaattttaaatcggAAAAAGAATCTTAAATGgcttaaaacttaaatgaaaCGATAGCTCATTGAAGAAATaacgtatgaaaaaaaaaccacggataaataaatatatatatataattacaaagaaTGAAATAAGACTAGACGTGAACATTTTAAGTGCTTAAAAGATTGTTTTTTAGTTCATAAttcaaactattaaattaaatttttaatttaggtaatatttcaaaaaaaaaaaaaaaaataatgcacacTATTTTcacatcgtttttttttctcaccgtatgtaattttttcataagtcaaatatattatttatgctcACATAAATCagtcaaatgtttatataatctgTTACCTCATGAGATACTTATCGGCCTCTGCAATATTATCCTCTACATTGTCTACTATAAATCTCCTAGAATTTGTAGCAAATACCCATAAATATTGATGTAGCTCAGTGATTAGTAATGTAGGAAGTTTTGTGACGTGTATCCTTAAAATATCTGGGTATctattacaaacaaataaaatattttaactcacgcacttactattaaaatataataataaatattcactgTCAAAAAGTTGTCTAATTTCACCTATTAATTCTGAGTTAATCTACAGAAAGTGGGTGTTTTGAGTGAACATAAAAAGTaagtaatcatatttaaaatttaattaacgattaaaaacaaaaatcacgTTAATAAAGAAACCTGTTtagcaacaaaatataaaaaaataaatcaaaaaaacaaatttaggtACTGTTAGTAAATGATTTCCTcacttaaatgtttaatttataataatattctctatTTTATCTTCAAATTTACTTAATGTACACAGTTTGAATagcttataaatatgttttaataattacaatacaaaattacatttaacataatatacaaggtTAGTTTATATGgtactaaaattatagatttgtaCAAATATCagctatataaatttataaattaaaattaataattccgtttacactaaaaaattcaaattaaaaatgttgaatgttCTAGAAAttcgtacaataaaataatttatatctattcattataaatatatatatattatataggtagctatttttatattttaaataattgcgcATAACCATGGTAACCactaaagtgaaaaaaaactatggcTTAAAAATGAGGGTTACTATTCATTgtgctaataaaatattcgaaaattatcatagatatacatatttattaatataaagaaaataaatgtacaaagactataaaattaattttaattttaattgctatacaaattataataaaatgtaaaaaatattagaaaatataatagtacaatagttaaaaattattatattttgcttgTTGAAATATAcaggtaaattttttatgattcaatAGCaacagaaattttaatttacaaatcttTTAGATGggtaaataataaccaatcgAGACagcacaaattatataaatcacgggattgtacatttttatgataatattcgtgtaaatttcaagtatgtaattttctaaattttatatttttctcacaAAGTTACTTAATTGTTTTGACCTACCACACAATGAAAACgtccagtataataatatggtatataacagtatattataacacctaACAAcaatttcatcaatattttgttgagctataaaacgataaaaaatcaCCACTGTGTACTTGCATGTTTAGTTCTATACAATGTGAAGAACAACAGGATAATAATCAGACATGTGTggacataatatgtttgtctaaatatttttcgatcaaaaattattgtgtaattttttttttttttttaatttaactgtcTTGTTTTGTATGAAATGTGTACTAAAACATcttcaaataaaatcattcaaGTTATTCAAAACACGATTATCGATATGttttaccaaataaaaatatcaaaaataaataaatatcgatatcGAAAATGATTCTGATGAAccgaacattttttaaataaacggaAGTATTCCGATTATTAGTAActgaacattttcaaatgtttatacatttaaagttttattgtgATAACGATATGAAAACTCTAAATCATAAAcctttcaacattttttacgaaaagtaaaaaagaaagatcataaaaattattattacattattctttccattttaataaaaataatttcatattataaaaactttactCGAATTCTAatcttttataacaaatatttagtatgtcAAATCTTAAATACAGATTATATCTTGTTATGtaacaaaattgtaaaaatcctaatattattattaatactttttatgtaaaaatttaataatatccctttgcttaaaatcaatattctaGAATGGTTATGCCCCTTCTGAACTATTTtgggaaaaaaacatttaatttcgtaaatagcattaattatgtcactacatattattataaatttaatagatattatatttatatttatattttatacagtatatcTTATcgaatttaagttatatacaaAAACCATTAACAGTTTGGTGATGTGAATTTTTTGAACGagataagttataacaaaagtaattgattcaatatattattttaatcatagtatgacaaattaattaaaaaaaaaaaaaaaaaaacgaataattttgtatacaaaaaccaaattaaggcaatgcaattaataatattattatatagctaaaaatataactttgtcATATTTGAATAGAAAATGGTTTCCATGATAATTGAAatcaaattaactttaatacataaatttgataCACCACAATATGacagtgaaaaatatattatacagtaaatatttaatatttattaattcgatATTGAGTATCCatagtttatacttaacattttgtatttgtttaattatataatgtgtttaattaaataaaatattatatgaaagaaacaccatattttataagctaaATCTAACTAATTTTAGTGCAATGTTGATAACTTAACTATCTAACTaggtatttttacttatttaatattacaataaaatagtaaaaactgtggatataatattaagtataaaaaagccagttataataatttttataaaaaattatatcaggGTCCATTGCTGATACAAACTTTTCCAGGCCCTATACGACAATCAGACGCACAGCTGTGATTTAATTGCTAAAAATGCTCATAACGAGTTCAATAATACACGAGTACGACGTGACGGTCTAGAAAATATTCTGCAACTGCACCCGTATAATAACagtagtattattaaacacaacGTGTTGTACAAAGTGttatcttgtttttatttaaatataaacactgtTTGCTTTGTACTGGACCAGTATTTAACCATCAACACTTGGACTAAACATTATTCGATAGAAAcaaatgttcaatattatttttcaaaaagtatttacaatgattataataatataacaaatgcaaatttaaaacttacgatggaatctttatttttcgatGATTCGACTGACTTCGAAGCTCATGGGAATGGGATCGATAATAATAaggcttttaaaaaaatgtggatAATACatgtctattaaaatatatataataatttattaaatatattaatatattcaatatatttaccaccataaataatttaaataagtataattatatttcaataaactttGACTTATTTTCTTGTAATTATAGCGATAAGAAatcaatatgtaaaatttgtttatattctgtaactaatattaatattatgttttgtttctacctatatgtataatttacttatttatgtttttgtttgctctaacttaataattactttacttTGCatacttaaacaattattacttacGTGATACTTACGTGATTATTAAtggctatattatatgtttaaacacataattaaataaatataatttatataatcatactaattatttttaaactttaaatcttAGTTactgttgaaataatttaaaacatatttattgtttagatttgtaataattatacatatatttgttattattattattattttaatagaacaatttttaactaattaacattgttatcataataaaattataatcttatttttcgTGGCATTTAGAAGCACACATTTTGCAAATTTTGCAAACGCATAGTAAGCTATGCTaacaatgcatataataaatatgttatataatattatgtagcttATTAATGTGAATATctcttcaaatattaaataaattaaaaattggtaaaataatatacttaaatccGGTACTTTcataacacataaaataaataatttatagtatgcCAATAAGGTACTACATTttcaatcaatataaatataaataaccaatGTGGTAATGAATGTTGAGGAGTGAGATCAGAAACTTATCCCGGTTGGGAAGCGGTATTGCCACGACggcatattatttaagttaaattttaaacaattgttgCATTTATTTTCAGAAGGCCATCATGTCcttagaaaacattttatgtacagTTATTACACATCCGTAAcgtcatatat from Aphis gossypii isolate Hap1 chromosome 1, ASM2018417v2, whole genome shotgun sequence includes these protein-coding regions:
- the LOC114124090 gene encoding probable G-protein coupled receptor No18 — translated: MINKTSEAAAAAIELAAAAAADSCGTASNNGTMSGPVAMVTVIAVIAVTTALIVVTVFGNILVIMSVVQYPPLRSVPNIFIVSLAVADLTVAIGVLPLNVVYNVTGVWLFGGVVCKLWLTCDVLCCTASILNLCAIALDRYRAITQPIAYAQKRTVSRVMWTVALVWIASAVISSPPLIGWNDWPDVFDESTPCTLTTHPGYVVYSSMGSFYIPLVVMSITYLRIYVATRRRLRRRAKQVAVSQDSRPQRCAEAAAALPATAGSSCKMRDADADGGGHINVKMTADAATADSASSSDEVDAATNGTGGSEKRRTGRTASVTVRTEPSVGKHVNQLLEHKQRISLSKERKAAKTLGVIMGVFVVSWLPFFVIYLFFPFCKSCCPPSKVLVNVVTWLGYLNSTVNPIIYTRCNMDFRRSFKKILHMDGQHHHQHLQQQHNHR